The following nucleotide sequence is from Candidatus Methylomirabilota bacterium.
CGGCGCCTGACGTGCTCGACCTCAAGATCGAGGGCGCCACGGTTGTCGACGGCACCGGCGCGGCCGGCGCCCGGGCGGACGTCGGCATCCGCGACGACGCGATCGCCGCCGTGGGCGATCTCTCGCGCGAGACCGCGGGCTCGACGCTCCGCGCGGCCGGACGCGTCGTCGCGCCGGGCTTCATCGACATGCACTCGCACTCCGACTGGCGGCTCTGGGAGAACCGGCGCGCCGAGTCGAAGATCCGCCAGGGCGTGACGACGGAGGTCGTCGGCAACTGCGGCTTCTCTCCCGCGCCCGTCTCCACGGAGTTCCTCGACGACCTGCGCGGCTTCGCGCTCTACGTGCCGAAGGGGATGGACTTCGCCTGGCGCTCGGTGGGCGACTACCTCCGCGCCTTCGACCGCGAGGGCACCGCGCTCAACGTCGTCCAGCTCGTCGGCCACGGCACCCTCCGCGTCGCCGCCATGGGATTCGCGCGGCGCGCGCCCGACGAGAAGGAGCTCGGACAGATGCGGCGG
It contains:
- a CDS encoding amidohydrolase family protein; protein product: MLDLKIEGATVVDGTGAAGARADVGIRDDAIAAVGDLSRETAGSTLRAAGRVVAPGFIDMHSHSDWRLWENRRAESKIRQGVTTEVVGNCGFSPAPVSTEFLDDLRGFALYVPKGMDFAWRSVGDYLRAFDREGTALNVVQLVGHGTLRVAAMGFARRAPDEKELGQMRRLLGDAMEDGAWGLSTGLIYAPGSYATTEEIVELARVAGRRRG